In one window of Mytilus trossulus isolate FHL-02 chromosome 7, PNRI_Mtr1.1.1.hap1, whole genome shotgun sequence DNA:
- the LOC134726449 gene encoding uncharacterized protein LOC134726449: protein MDVIQRRLFDIQRIEKQNFKAKQNKKFKRDRLNQQSSVFEEDPILNLLKESKSKQPRKRRFKKQKHAVQDKLVVNLSSIELTTSEEKLLSKGLNFCPAPATVNNLQLETDVEAFARRLRLKEHFNRQQKKNLKEAGMNESDYESDEGDICIPKFKKKSTWNPPKSKNDNLESFITSVKAEVRSSISGKQVRNISKSESQAMINLKDRDEIVIKQADKGSAVVVMNKADYIEEGNRQLSNAKFYKELTCDPTKEINKKINDALSEMNKDKQIDDDTYDYLRPDETCTAGRFYLLPKLHKEGIPGRPIVSANGHPTEKISEFVDYHLRPHVQQLPSHIQDTTDYLKKMNSLSPLPNNTILVSMDVCSLYTNIPKDEGIAACEKVWNTRKDKHPQTDCLVQLLKLVLENNNFVFNDKHFLQIDGTSMGTKMAPSFANIFMGDLEERILLSVPYKPLSWLRFIDDIDMKWNDTAEHLQDFLDHCNQFHHSIKFTSEFSSEKIAFLDTTTFVKNGIMTTDLHTKKTDKHQFLSPKSCHPKHCSRSIPYSQAIRLKRICSSESKLNYRLGQLKTQLKSRGYKTKNITDAFDKAKEKDRASLMEYKNKATRADRIPFVVTFHPDLTNISSSIRKHWRLIENDSSLKEIFPSPPLIAYRRPKNLKDILVTSKVKKQETSKFGCYKQCGRRNCKCCKAANTDHSFSSTVTKQRYNIYVTSNCKTENSIYILTCGTCKLQYVGETETTFNIRLNNHRSFYTKGRNCPITRHLLRTGHTFENITFQIIEVNQNWDSEMRKKRERFWMHQLRTLEPDGLNERDEKQFYPKAKE, encoded by the coding sequence ATGGACGTAATTCAAAGACGACTATTCGACATTCAAAGAATAgagaaacaaaatttcaaagctaaacaaaataaaaaattcaaacgagaccGTTTAAACCAACAAAGTTCCGTTTTTGAAGAAGATCcaattttaaacttgttaaaAGAGAGTAAATCAAAACAACCGAGGAAAAGgcgttttaaaaaacaaaaacacgcAGTTCAAGATAAGTTAGTTGTAAATCTGTCATCAATAGAACTAACTACCTCTGAGGAAAAACTATTGAGTAAAGGCCTTAATTTTTGTCCAGCTCCAGCAACCGTCAACAATTTACAACTTGAGACAGATGTAGAAGCATTTGCCAGGCGTCTCCGGTTGAAAGAACATTTCAATAGACAacagaagaaaaatttaaaagaagccGGAATGAATGAATCTGATTATGAGAGTGATGAAGGAGACATATGCAtcccaaaatttaaaaagaaaagtacaTGGAATCCCCCTAAAAGCAAAAACGACAATTTGGAATCATTCATTACATCAGTCAAAGCTGAGGTCAGATCTTCAATCAGTGGTAAACAAGtcagaaatatttcaaagtcaGAAAGTCAAGCCATGATTAACTTAAAAGACCGTGACGAAATTGTTATCAAACAAGCTGACAAAGGAAGTGCCGTTGTAGTGATGAACAAGGCAGACTACATCGAAGAAGGAAATCGTCAACTCTCAAACgctaaattttataaagaacTAACATGTGATCCAACAaaagaaatcaacaaaaaaattaatgacgCCCTCTCAGAAatgaataaagataaacaaattgATGACGATACGTACGATTATCTACGCCCAGACGAAACGTGCACAGCCGGTCGATTCTACTTACTTCCAAAACTTCACAAAGAAGGGATTCCGGGGAGACCTATAGTATCAGCTAATGGCCATCCCACCgaaaaaatttctgaatttgttGATTACCATCTCAGACCACATGTTcaacaactaccatctcatatTCAAGATACGACTGactatttgaagaaaatgaattcCTTAAGTCCTTTACCCAACAACACAATTTTGGTTTCAATGGATGTGTGTTCTTTATACACAAATATTCCAAAAGATGAAGGAATAGCCGCGTGTGAAAAAGTATGGAATACTCGAAAGGATAAACATCCCCAAACTGACTGTCTAGTTCAATTGCTCAAGCTAGTTCTTGAAAATAACAACTTTGTTTTCAACGACAAGCACTTTTTACAGATTGACGGAACTAGTATGGGAACAAAAATGGCACCTTCTTTTGCCAACATTTTTATGGGGGATCTCGAAGAACGCATCCTTTTGAGTGTGCCATACAAACCTTTGTCATGGCTCCGTTTTATTGATGATATTGACATGAAATGGAACGATACTGCAGAACATTTGCAAGATTTCTTAGATCATTGTAATCAGTTCCATCACTCAATTAAATTTACATCTGAATTTTCAAGCGAGAAAATTGCTTTTCTCGACACCACCACATTTGTAAAAAACGGGATCATGACAACTGACCTCCACACAAAGAAAACTGATAAACACCAGTTCCTTTCTCCAAAAAGTTGTCATCCGAAACACTGCTCCAGGAGTATACCTTACAGTCAAGCCATCAGACTAAAGCGAATTTGCTCCTCTGAATCCAAACTTAACTATCGTTTGGGACAACTAAAAACACAGCTGAAATCAAGAGGatataaaaccaaaaacatcacAGACGCTTTTGATAAAGCTAAAGAAAAAGATCGAGCTAGCCTCAtggaatacaaaaataaggcgACCCGTGCAGATAGAATTCCGTTTGTTGTAACATTCCATCCcgatttgacaaatatttcatcttctATCCGAAAGCACTGGCGTCTAATCGAAAATGACTCGTCCTTAAAAGAAATTTTTCCATCACCTCCTCTTATTGCCTATCGCAGACCCAAAAATCTCAAAGACATACTTGTGACATCAAAAGTAAAGAAGCaagaaacttcaaaatttgggTGTTACAAACAATGCGGTAGAAGGAACTGTAAGTGCTGTAAAGCCGCCAACACTGACCACTCTTTCAGCAGCACAGTAACAAAGCAGCGATACAACATCTATGTTACATCTAATTGCAAAACGGAAAATAGTATTTACATTCTTACTTGTGGAACTTGCAAGCTGCAGTATGTTGGTGAAACAGAAACCACATTTAATATCAGACTAAACAATCATCGGTCGTTTTATACAAAAGGAAGAAACTGTCCAATTACGAGACACCTCTTAAGAACAGgacatacttttgaaaatatcacctTTCAAATAATTGAGGTAAACCAAAATTGGGACtcagaaatgagaaaaaagagAGAAAGGTTCTGGATGCATCAGCTACGTACTCTTGAACCTGATGGACTTAATGAGAGGGATGAAAAACAGTTCTACCCGAAAGCAAAGGAATAA
- the LOC134726448 gene encoding uncharacterized protein LOC134726448 codes for MNESDYESDEGDICIPKFKKKSTWNPPKSKNDNLESFITSVKAEVRSSISGKQVRNISKSESQAMINLKDRDEIVIKQADKGSAVVVMNKADYIEEGNRQLSNAKFYKELTCDPTKEINKKINDALSEMNKDKQIDDDTYDYLRPDETCTAGRFYLLPKLHKEGIPGRPIVSANGHPTEKISEFVDYHLRPHVQQLPSHIQDTTDYLKKMNSLSPLPNNTILVSMDVCSLYTNIPKDEGIAACEKVWNTRKDKHPQTDCLVQLLKLVLENNNFVFNDKHFLQIDGTSMGTKMAPSFANIFMGDLEERILLSVPYKPLSWLRFIDDIDMKWNDTAEHLQDFLDHCNQFHHSIKFTSEFSSEKIAFLDTTTFVKNGIMTTDLHTKKTDKHQFLSPKSCHPKHCSRSIPYSQAIRLKRICSSESKLNYRLGQLKTQLKSRGYKTKNITDAFDKAKEKDRASLMEYKNKATRADRIPFVVTFHPDLTNISSSIRKHWRLIENDSSLKEIFPSPPLIAYRRPKNLKDILVTSKVKKQETSKFGCYKQCGRRNCKCCKAANTDHSFSSTVTKQRYNIYVTSYCKTENSIYILTCGTCKLQYVGETETTFNIRLNNHRSFYTKGRNCPITRHLLRTGHTFENITFQIIEVNQNWDSEMRKKRERFWMHQLRTLEPDGLNERDEKQFYPKAKE; via the coding sequence ATGAATGAATCTGATTATGAGAGTGATGAAGGAGACATATGCAtcccaaaatttaaaaagaaaagtacaTGGAATCCCCCTAAAAGCAAAAACGACAATTTGGAATCATTCATTACATCAGTCAAAGCTGAGGTCAGATCTTCAATCAGTGGTAAACAAGtcagaaatatttcaaagtcaGAAAGTCAAGCCATGATTAACTTAAAAGACCGTGACGAAATTGTTATCAAACAAGCTGACAAAGGAAGTGCCGTTGTAGTGATGAACAAGGCAGACTACATCGAAGAAGGAAATCGTCAACTCTCAAACgctaaattttataaagaacTAACATGTGATCCAACAaaagaaatcaacaaaaaaattaatgacgCCCTCTCAGAAatgaataaagataaacaaattgATGACGATACGTACGATTATCTACGCCCAGACGAAACGTGCACAGCCGGTCGATTCTACTTACTTCCAAAACTTCACAAAGAAGGGATTCCGGGGAGACCTATAGTATCAGCTAATGGCCATCCCACCgaaaaaatttctgaatttgttGATTACCATCTCAGACCACATGTTcaacaactaccatctcatatTCAAGATACGACTGactatttgaagaaaatgaattcCTTAAGTCCTTTACCCAACAACACAATTTTGGTTTCAATGGATGTGTGTTCTTTATACACAAATATTCCAAAAGATGAAGGAATAGCCGCGTGTGAAAAAGTATGGAATACTCGAAAGGATAAACATCCCCAAACTGACTGTCTAGTTCAATTGCTCAAGCTAGTTCTTGAAAATAACAACTTTGTTTTCAACGACAAGCACTTTTTACAGATTGACGGAACTAGTATGGGAACAAAAATGGCACCTTCTTTTGCCAACATTTTTATGGGGGATCTCGAAGAACGCATCCTTTTGAGTGTGCCATACAAACCTTTGTCATGGCTCCGTTTTATTGATGATATTGACATGAAATGGAACGATACTGCAGAACATTTGCAAGATTTCTTAGATCATTGTAATCAGTTCCATCACTCAATTAAATTTACATCTGAATTTTCAAGCGAGAAAATTGCTTTTCTCGACACCACCACATTTGTAAAAAACGGGATCATGACAACTGACCTCCACACAAAGAAAACTGATAAACACCAGTTCCTTTCTCCAAAAAGTTGTCATCCGAAACACTGCTCCAGGAGTATACCTTACAGTCAAGCCATCAGACTAAAGCGAATTTGCTCCTCTGAATCCAAACTTAACTATCGTTTGGGACAACTAAAAACACAGCTGAAATCAAGAGGatataaaaccaaaaacatcacAGACGCTTTTGATAAAGCTAAAGAAAAAGATCGAGCTAGCCTCAtggaatacaaaaataaggcgACCCGTGCAGATAGAATTCCGTTTGTTGTAACATTCCATCCcgatttgacaaatatttcatcttctATCCGAAAGCACTGGCGTCTAATCGAAAATGACTCGTCCTTAAAAGAAATTTTTCCATCACCTCCTCTTATTGCCTATCGCAGACCCAAAAATCTCAAAGACATACTTGTGACATCAAAAGTAAAGAAGCaagaaacttcaaaatttgggTGTTACAAACAATGCGGTAGAAGGAACTGTAAGTGCTGTAAAGCCGCCAACACTGACCACTCTTTCAGCAGCACAGTAACAAAGCAGCGATACAACATCTATGTTACATCTTATTGCAAAACGGAAAATAGTATTTACATTCTTACTTGTGGAACTTGCAAGCTGCAGTATGTTGGTGAAACAGAAACCACATTTAATATCAGACTAAACAATCATCGGTCGTTTTATACAAAAGGAAGAAACTGTCCAATTACGAGACACCTCTTAAGAACAGgacatacttttgaaaatatcacctTTCAAATAATTGAGGTAAACCAAAATTGGGACtcagaaatgagaaaaaagagAGAAAGGTTCTGGATGCATCAGCTACGTACTCTTGAACCTGATGGACTTAATGAGAGGGATGAAAAACAGTTCTACCCGAAAGCAAAGGAATAA